A window of the Cucurbita pepo subsp. pepo cultivar mu-cu-16 chromosome LG01, ASM280686v2, whole genome shotgun sequence genome harbors these coding sequences:
- the LOC111776817 gene encoding auxin response factor 16-like, translating into MNRGMDSVKEPMRNVEKCLDSQLWHACAGGMVQMPSVNSKVVYFPQGHAEHAQGNVDFGNARIPSLIPCRVSATKYMADLETDEIFAKISLLPLRNNEFNLDDDYELLGHDDIRNQEKPSSFAKTLTQSDANNGGGFSVPRYCAETIFPPLDYSAEPPVQTILAKDVHGEIWKFRHIYRGTPRRHLLTTGWSNFVNQKKLVAGDSIVFLRAETGDLCVGVRRAKRGIGCGIDYSPGWNPANSGSSLMGYSDFMRENEGRMVRRHSNGNLNGRVKVESVIEAATLAASGKRFEIVYYPCAGTPEFVVRASTVRSAMQIHWYSAMRFKMPFETEDSSRISWFMGTISSIQVADPVRWPDSPWRMLQVSWDEPDLLQNVKSVNPWLVEVVVNMPAIHVSPFLPPRKKPRYPLQAETAVFGHLPMPSFSTNFFEATNPFQSITASNIPAGIQGARHTQFGLSSSNLQISIPPLRQFPAGLKHLEGATPIPVVRGEDSFGGTKSPDNQSHWLTVGNHIQSSKETKETKPDHIILFGQLILPNQQSSNSSSGDTTNASDANLEKASNLSDGSGLSSQQNGSLDNSSDGGSTSYNGPNKTGLSLDIGHCEVFMELENVSHTLDLSVLGSYEELYRKLGNMFSVGRSEMLNSVLYQDALGATKQAGDEPFSKFMRTARRLTILANSRSRFSKKRQY; encoded by the exons ATGAATAGAGGAATGGATTCAGTGAAAGAACCAATGAGGAACGTTGAGAAGTGTTTAGATTCTCAGCTATGGCATGCTTGTGCTGGTGGGATGGTTCAAATGCCTTCTGTTAACTCTAAGGTGGTCTACTTTCCCCAGGGCCACGCGGAGCATGCTCAGGGGAATGTCGATTTTGGGAACGCTCGGATTCCTTCACTCATTCCTTGTAGGGTGTCTGCTACTAAATATATGGCAGATCTTGAAACGGATGAGATTTTTGCTAAGATAAGTTTGCTTCCATTGAGGAACAATGAATTCAATTTGGATGACGACTACGAGCTTCTTGGACACGATGATATTAGGAACCAGGAGAAACCATCCTCCTTTGCCAAGACATTGACGCAATCTGATGCGAACAATGGTGGAGGATTCTCTGTTCCTCGCTATTGTGCCGAGACTATCTTCCCTCCGTTGGATTACTCGGCAGAACCTCCTGTTCAGACCATTCTTGCCAAGGATGTTCATGGCGAGATTTGGAAGTTTAGACATATATACAGAGGGACTCCCCGTCGCCATCTTTTGACGACGGGGTGGAGTAATTTTGTGAATCAGAAGAAGCTTGTTGCAGGGGACTCGATTGTTTTCCTCCGGGCAGAAACTGGTGATCTTTGTGTCGGAGTTAGGCGAGCCAAGAGGGGAATTGGTTGCGGAATTGATTACTCACCTGGGTGGAACCCTGCAAATTCAGGCTCTTCACTTATGGGGTATTCTGATTTCATGAGGGAAAATGAAGGTAGAATGGTAAGACGACACTCAAACGGGAATCTTAACGGGAGAGTGAAGGTCGAATCCGTCATCGAAGCTGCAACGCTTGCTGCCAGTGGCAAGCGCTTCGAGATTGTGTACTACCCATGTGCTGGCACTCCAGAATTTGTTGTTAGGGCCTCTACTGTAAGATCTGCTATGCAAATTCATTGGTATTCTGCTATGAGATTTAAGATGCCTTTCGAAACCGAGGATTCGTCTCGGATAAGCTGGTTTATGGGAACGATATCTTCGATCCAGGTTGCCGATCCTGTTCGGTGGCCTGATTCTCCATGGCGAATGCTGCAG GTGTCATGGGATGAACCAGATTTACTACAAAATGTGAAGAGTGTTAACCCCTGGTTGGTTGAAGTGGTAGTAAACATGCCAGCAATCCATGTCTCCCCCTTCTTGCCACCAAGAAAGAAGCCACGTTATCCGCTTCAGGCCGAAACTGCTGTATTTGGTCACCTTCCGATGCCCTCGTTTTCGACTAATTTCTTCGAAGCAACCAACCCGTTTCAAAGCATTACGGCGAGCAACATTCCTGCAGGCATACAGGGAGCCAGGCATACTCAATTTGGACTCTCTTCATCCAACCTCCAAATCAGCATACCGCCTTTGAGACAGTTTCCTGCCGGTCTTAAGCATCTTGAAGGTGCCACTCCGATCCCTGTCGTCCGTGGCGAGGATAGCTTCGGAGGCACGAAAAGCCCTGATAATCAATCTCATTGGCTAACAGTGGGAAATCATATCCAAAGCTCAAAAGAAACCAAAGAGACAAAACCAGatcatatcatattgtttGGCCAACTCATTCTTCCTAATCAACAGAGTTCTAACAGCTCCTCTGGAGATACGACGAACGCATCCGATGCAAATCTAGAGAAAGCATCGAATCTTTCTGATGGTTCTGGCTTGTCCTCACAGCAGAACGGTTCACTGGACAATTCATCAGATGGAGGGTCTACGTCATACAACGGTCCGAACAAAACTGGTCTAAGCTTGGACATTGGTCATTGCGAGGTGTTTATGGAGTTGGAGAATGTCAGTCACACACTCGACCTGTCGGTCCTCGGATCATACGAAGAATTGTATAGAAAGCTCGGCAACATGTTTAGCGTAGGACGGTCAGAGATGCTGAATTCTGTTCTTTATCAGGATGCTCTTGGTGCTACAAAGCAAGCTGGAGATGAGCCTTTCAG CAAGTTTATGAGGACAGCACGAAGACTAACCATACTCGCAAATTCTCGAAGCAGATTCTCGAAGAAACGACAATATTAA
- the LOC111808931 gene encoding ubiquitin-like protein 5, giving the protein MIEVVLNDRLGKKVRVKCNEDDTIGDLKKLVAAQTGTRAEKIRIQKWYNIYKDHITLRDYEVHDGMGLELYYN; this is encoded by the coding sequence atgatcgaGGTGGTGCTGAACGATCGTCTGGGGAAGAAGGTGAGAGTGAAGTGCAACGAGGACGACACCATCGGCGACTTGAAGAAGCTTGTGGCTGCTCAGACTGGGACTAGAGCCGAGAAGATTCGGATTCAGAAATGGTACAATATCTACAAGGATCATATTACTCTGAGGGATTACGAAGTCCACGATGGCATGGGCCTTGAACTCTACTACAATTAA